In Thiovibrio frasassiensis, one DNA window encodes the following:
- a CDS encoding RelA/SpoT family protein translates to MAASKKFNIAAYCERMEEILGGQEGPAKIFWEALSFAVSAHQDQRRKSGEVYVSHPLQVAKILVEELDIRDPELLAAAVLHDTVEDVPEVTSEVIGEIFGKNIEIIVDACTKIANFSGDKQTFYKLVHRKLFSGAAAHLEVLLIKLADRLHNLRTMDSMPKGKRQKIAEETLDIYAPLAKVMGLNTVKRELYTLALMYKFPRQSQKVLAAIKRLQGSEEVQAIKRTLEERLKEVWITHEIRLNPKGLWAYFDPAQKVLHKTVANPLEFIIVTNDVQTCYRILGVIHQNYPPIPRTIRDFIANPKATGYQSLHTRANIKGRNYLFKIRTTEMTHSSRTGLVGEWFAHKTVPTSFEVELREMLDILGTDEDLSYREMIAVSGKKAIYTYTPKGDPIELPARSIVLDFAFKVHTDVGKRCIKAKIGKRQVEPDALLEDGDQVEIICQKDPVRFEPDLQQRCQTPRARAELSKLFRQRREDLARMIGESILRQELKRYGLPYEILEKPGMAGLMAPLGARDLSELFLGLGEGRLRLRELINEIKVRLYSGKETLEPPTGSLNRIELATLDPACIKFSRCCNPVPTEKGLYGLLSERGLSIHQKECGTITSLHVQREDVVEVRWRLKETVVPKLQTILVLEAPSRNRLLMMLGVAPEEMKITEIALLSSQPSRTSAWQINFQVDTLQGLKNILGHLNKTGMAFEFGLEQ, encoded by the coding sequence ATGGCAGCCAGCAAAAAATTTAACATAGCCGCGTACTGTGAGCGCATGGAGGAGATTCTCGGCGGTCAGGAAGGTCCGGCAAAAATCTTCTGGGAGGCGCTCTCCTTTGCGGTTTCCGCCCATCAGGACCAGCGGCGCAAGTCCGGCGAGGTCTATGTCAGCCATCCCCTCCAGGTGGCGAAGATCCTGGTGGAGGAGCTGGACATCCGCGATCCGGAGTTGCTGGCCGCCGCCGTGCTCCACGACACGGTGGAGGATGTGCCCGAGGTAACCAGCGAGGTGATCGGCGAGATCTTCGGCAAGAATATCGAGATCATTGTCGATGCCTGCACCAAGATCGCCAACTTCTCCGGAGACAAGCAGACCTTTTACAAATTGGTCCATCGCAAGCTTTTCTCCGGGGCCGCCGCCCATCTTGAGGTGCTCTTGATCAAGCTGGCCGACCGGTTGCATAACCTGCGCACCATGGATTCCATGCCCAAGGGCAAGCGGCAGAAAATCGCCGAGGAAACCCTGGATATTTATGCGCCCCTGGCCAAGGTCATGGGACTCAACACCGTCAAGCGCGAACTCTACACCTTGGCGCTGATGTATAAGTTTCCCCGGCAGAGCCAGAAGGTGCTTGCCGCCATCAAGCGGTTGCAGGGCAGTGAAGAGGTGCAGGCCATCAAGCGCACCCTGGAAGAGCGGCTGAAGGAGGTGTGGATCACCCATGAAATCCGCCTCAATCCCAAAGGGCTCTGGGCGTACTTTGACCCGGCCCAGAAGGTTCTGCACAAAACCGTCGCCAACCCCCTGGAATTTATCATCGTTACCAACGATGTGCAAACCTGCTACCGGATTCTCGGGGTCATCCACCAAAATTATCCGCCCATCCCCAGGACCATCAGGGATTTCATCGCCAATCCCAAGGCCACCGGCTACCAGAGCCTGCATACCCGCGCCAACATCAAGGGGCGCAACTACCTCTTCAAGATCCGCACCACCGAGATGACCCACTCCTCCCGCACCGGCTTGGTGGGGGAATGGTTTGCCCACAAAACGGTGCCGACCAGCTTTGAGGTGGAATTGCGGGAGATGCTGGATATTCTCGGAACGGACGAGGATCTCTCCTACCGGGAGATGATCGCGGTCAGCGGCAAGAAGGCGATCTACACCTATACCCCCAAAGGCGACCCCATTGAGTTGCCCGCCCGCAGTATCGTCCTCGATTTCGCCTTCAAGGTGCACACCGATGTGGGCAAGCGGTGCATCAAGGCCAAGATCGGCAAGCGGCAGGTGGAGCCGGACGCCCTGCTTGAAGACGGCGATCAGGTGGAGATCATCTGCCAGAAGGATCCGGTCCGTTTCGAGCCGGATCTTCAGCAGCGCTGTCAGACCCCCCGGGCCCGGGCGGAGCTCTCCAAGCTGTTCCGCCAGCGGCGTGAGGATTTGGCCCGGATGATCGGCGAGAGCATTCTCCGCCAGGAACTCAAACGCTACGGCCTGCCCTATGAAATCCTTGAAAAACCTGGGATGGCCGGCCTCATGGCTCCTCTGGGGGCAAGGGATCTGTCGGAGCTCTTTCTCGGCCTGGGCGAAGGAAGACTCCGCCTGCGCGAACTGATCAACGAAATCAAAGTCCGGCTTTATTCCGGGAAAGAAACCCTGGAGCCTCCCACCGGCAGCCTGAACCGTATCGAACTTGCCACCCTGGACCCTGCCTGCATTAAATTTTCCCGCTGCTGCAATCCGGTGCCCACGGAAAAGGGGTTGTACGGCCTGCTCAGCGAGCGCGGGCTCTCCATCCACCAGAAGGAGTGCGGGACCATCACCTCTCTCCATGTGCAGCGGGAAGACGTGGTTGAGGTGCGCTGGCGGCTCAAGGAAACGGTGGTGCCCAAGCTGCAGACCATTCTCGTTTTGGAGGCCCCGTCCCGCAACCGTCTCCTGATGATGCTGGGCGTGGCCCCGGAAGAGATGAAGATCACAGAGATTGCTCTTCTTTCCAGCCAGCCGTCGCGGACCTCTGCCTGGCAGATAAACTTTCAGGTCGATACCCTGCAAGGACTCAAGAATATCCTCGGCCACCTGAACAAGACCGGGATGGCCTTTGAATTCGGGCTGGAACAGTAG
- a CDS encoding Crp/Fnr family transcriptional regulator — protein sequence MELMSFLKQVPLFAGLTAPQYDELAMIITLQDYARGQSIFAEGDPGTGFYVVMEGLVKIYKLSIEGKEQILHIFGPGEPFAEAAVFIGSTFPAHALALEKSRTIFIPRHAFIELIQANPALAMNMLAALSMRLKKFAHLIEDLSLKEVPGRVAAHLLYLSTQQGDSDTVKLNIGKAQLASLLGTIPETLSRILSKLGKQGLISSDGPQITILDRDGLEDLAMGEKL from the coding sequence ATGGAGCTTATGTCTTTTCTCAAACAGGTCCCGCTCTTTGCCGGCCTGACCGCACCCCAGTATGATGAACTGGCCATGATCATCACCCTGCAGGACTATGCCCGAGGCCAGAGTATCTTTGCCGAAGGCGATCCGGGGACCGGGTTCTATGTGGTCATGGAGGGATTGGTCAAGATCTACAAACTTTCCATTGAGGGCAAGGAGCAGATCCTCCATATCTTCGGCCCGGGCGAGCCCTTTGCCGAGGCCGCCGTCTTTATCGGCTCGACCTTCCCGGCCCATGCCCTGGCCCTGGAAAAAAGCAGGACCATCTTCATTCCGCGCCACGCCTTCATCGAGTTGATCCAGGCCAATCCGGCCCTGGCCATGAACATGCTGGCCGCCCTGTCCATGCGGCTCAAGAAGTTTGCCCATCTGATCGAGGATCTCTCGCTCAAGGAGGTGCCGGGACGGGTGGCGGCCCACCTCCTCTACCTCAGCACCCAACAGGGGGACAGCGACACGGTAAAGCTCAATATCGGCAAGGCGCAGCTGGCCAGCCTGCTGGGCACCATCCCGGAAACCCTCTCCCGCATCCTCAGCAAACTGGGAAAACAGGGCTTGATCAGCAGCGATGGCCCGCAGATCACCATTCTCGATCGGGACGGTCTTGAAGATCTGGCCATGGGGGAAAAGCTCTAG
- a CDS encoding 4'-phosphopantetheinyl transferase family protein yields the protein MAFVQAISEEYWPCWQHHFPPEARLRLGGVVLSGLEQCADLPALAGKYLHPDELGQWQGFSQEKRRVEWLGGRMAAKWAAAAVLGGPEPNWHDFVLRTEDAGRPYLATAPPGGAPCISISHSGGMAAALAANLPCGLDIQEVRTKIHTVRQRFASPEEEALLHAGLPQSLSEGQRLTLLWSAKEAVRKMVRATPLLGFLEIRLLAIHGEHPTPQEPLLLTFAAEREHPPCPPPISVLCFFADNLAWAMACLPTKKE from the coding sequence ATGGCGTTTGTCCAGGCCATTTCTGAAGAATACTGGCCGTGCTGGCAGCACCATTTCCCCCCGGAGGCCCGGCTACGGCTTGGAGGGGTGGTGCTTTCCGGCCTGGAGCAGTGCGCCGACCTTCCTGCTCTGGCCGGCAAGTATCTGCATCCAGACGAGTTGGGACAATGGCAAGGATTTAGCCAGGAAAAGCGGCGCGTTGAGTGGCTTGGTGGACGAATGGCCGCCAAATGGGCGGCGGCAGCAGTTCTCGGCGGGCCAGAGCCAAACTGGCACGATTTCGTGCTCCGAACCGAAGACGCTGGCCGCCCCTATCTGGCCACAGCTCCGCCGGGTGGTGCCCCATGCATCTCCATCTCCCATAGCGGCGGCATGGCCGCAGCCTTGGCGGCAAACCTCCCCTGCGGACTCGACATCCAAGAGGTGCGGACAAAAATCCACACGGTCAGGCAGCGCTTTGCCTCGCCGGAAGAAGAAGCGCTTCTCCACGCCGGACTGCCCCAATCCTTGAGCGAAGGCCAACGCCTGACCCTGCTCTGGTCGGCCAAGGAAGCGGTGCGTAAAATGGTCCGGGCCACCCCCCTGCTTGGATTCCTAGAGATCCGCTTGCTTGCAATACACGGCGAGCACCCCACCCCGCAAGAACCGCTGTTGCTGACCTTTGCTGCGGAGCGGGAGCACCCCCCCTGCCCGCCGCCCATTTCCGTACTCTGTTTTTTTGCAGACAATCTGGCCTGGGCCATGGCTTGTCTGCCGACCAAGAAGGAGTAA